One region of Streptomyces rishiriensis genomic DNA includes:
- a CDS encoding zinc-dependent alcohol dehydrogenase has translation MSTMKSVRTGAVGKIEVVDVERPVPGPRDALVRIRACGICGTDVTFLRMGGMPARAHLGGELIPVPLGHEPAGEVVEVGAEVSGLRAGDRVVVNPQDAPTGIIGCGGKLGAMSEYLLIENAEVGRSVAVFPATVPFDVASLNEPMAVSRHAVNRSGSGPGDKVVVFGAGPIGLGAAIWLKLRGAEHVVVVDVIPSRLEKALAVGADAVIDSAGEDVAARLTELHGQSANALGQPRPGTDVFIDAAGAPAVFDTVVRSAKWHAKLVMVAVQKKGEIDLGGMLRSELTLIASQGYPTEIFEVTPELVEHQERFARLISHRVPFAEADRAFGLALTPGAAEKVVVTLDD, from the coding sequence ATGAGCACGATGAAGTCCGTCCGGACCGGCGCGGTCGGCAAGATCGAGGTCGTGGACGTCGAGCGACCGGTGCCCGGTCCCAGGGACGCGCTCGTGCGGATCCGCGCCTGCGGGATCTGCGGCACCGACGTCACCTTCCTGCGCATGGGCGGCATGCCCGCCCGCGCCCACCTGGGCGGCGAGCTGATCCCCGTGCCGCTCGGCCACGAGCCGGCCGGTGAGGTCGTGGAGGTCGGCGCCGAGGTGTCGGGCCTGAGAGCGGGCGACCGCGTGGTCGTGAACCCGCAGGACGCCCCCACCGGCATCATCGGCTGCGGCGGGAAACTGGGCGCGATGAGCGAGTACCTGCTGATCGAGAACGCCGAGGTCGGAAGGAGCGTCGCCGTCTTCCCCGCCACCGTGCCGTTCGACGTGGCCTCGCTCAACGAGCCGATGGCCGTGTCCCGGCACGCCGTCAACCGCTCCGGGTCGGGGCCGGGCGACAAGGTCGTCGTGTTCGGGGCCGGGCCGATCGGTCTGGGCGCCGCGATCTGGCTGAAGCTGCGCGGTGCGGAGCACGTGGTGGTCGTCGACGTCATCCCCTCCCGGCTGGAGAAGGCACTGGCCGTCGGGGCGGACGCCGTCATCGACTCGGCCGGGGAGGACGTGGCCGCGCGGCTCACCGAACTGCACGGGCAGAGCGCCAACGCCCTCGGCCAGCCCCGGCCGGGCACCGACGTCTTCATCGACGCGGCCGGCGCCCCGGCCGTCTTCGACACCGTGGTGCGGTCGGCGAAGTGGCACGCGAAGCTGGTCATGGTGGCCGTGCAGAAGAAGGGCGAGATCGACCTCGGCGGCATGCTCCGCAGCGAGCTCACCCTCATCGCCTCCCAGGGCTACCCGACCGAGATCTTCGAGGTGACGCCGGAACTGGTCGAGCACCAGGAGCGGTTCGCCCGGCTCATCAGTCACCGCGTCCCGTTCGCCGAGGCCGACCGTGCCTTCGGACTGGCCCTGACACCGGGCGCGGCGGAGAAGGTCGTCGTCACGCTGGACGACTAG
- a CDS encoding sensor histidine kinase yields MRATLPQAARATVHLFLAAAMAFGSYLFLTVLLIAATGAVTGVGIWMLPETVLLIRRIAGAKRRSTASWTGREIPEAYRTIDGPLRERLRTAVADPGTLTDLRWMGAYYAYGWLTVLMLPLWPVGLLVDGVRRALLDREPLLLPLLVRLADLEADWSAALLSPSPKALLARRVEQLTATRADAVAAHGAELRRIERDLHDGAQARLVALSMRIGLAQRAYGTDPGTARELLSDAQDQAEEALTELRHVVRGIHPPILTDRGLDGAVRALAGSSALGVTVRTEGLPDGPRAPAAVEAAAYFVIAEALTNAAKHSGAGRAEVVLARSRTGLSVRVRDEGCGGVDESAGSGLLGMRRRVAALDGRVRVTSPVGGPTVIEVELPCVW; encoded by the coding sequence ATGCGCGCGACCCTGCCACAGGCGGCTCGGGCCACGGTCCATCTCTTCCTGGCCGCCGCGATGGCCTTCGGGTCGTACCTCTTCCTGACCGTCCTGCTGATAGCCGCCACCGGTGCGGTCACGGGGGTCGGGATCTGGATGCTGCCCGAGACCGTGCTCCTGATCCGCCGGATCGCCGGGGCCAAGCGGCGGTCGACGGCGTCCTGGACCGGCCGGGAGATACCGGAGGCCTACCGAACGATCGACGGCCCGCTGCGCGAGCGGCTGCGGACGGCCGTCGCGGACCCCGGCACCCTGACCGATCTGCGCTGGATGGGGGCCTACTACGCCTACGGCTGGCTGACGGTGCTCATGCTGCCGCTGTGGCCGGTGGGCCTCCTCGTCGACGGTGTGCGGCGCGCGCTGCTGGACCGCGAGCCGCTGCTCCTGCCGTTGCTCGTCCGGCTCGCCGACCTGGAGGCGGACTGGTCGGCCGCGCTGCTCAGCCCCTCCCCCAAGGCGCTGCTGGCCAGGCGGGTCGAGCAGCTCACCGCGACCCGGGCCGACGCGGTCGCCGCGCACGGCGCCGAACTGCGCCGGATCGAACGGGACCTGCACGACGGCGCCCAGGCGCGACTGGTCGCCCTGTCGATGCGGATCGGCCTGGCCCAGCGGGCGTACGGGACCGACCCCGGCACCGCGCGGGAGCTGCTCTCCGACGCGCAGGACCAGGCCGAGGAGGCTCTGACCGAACTGCGGCACGTCGTACGCGGCATCCATCCGCCGATCCTCACCGACCGGGGACTGGACGGGGCCGTACGGGCGTTGGCGGGCAGCAGCGCACTCGGGGTGACCGTGCGCACGGAGGGGCTTCCGGACGGGCCCCGGGCGCCGGCCGCGGTGGAGGCGGCCGCCTATTTCGTGATCGCCGAGGCGCTGACCAACGCCGCCAAGCACAGCGGGGCGGGCCGGGCCGAGGTCGTGCTGGCCCGCTCCCGCACCGGGCTGAGCGTGCGGGTGCGCGACGAGGGGTGCGGCGGCGTCGACGAGAGCGCCGGGTCCGGTCTGCTGGGCATGCGGCGCCGGGT